The sequence CAACGCACGCTGCACCTCGGTCATACGGCGACTCCCTCGCGCCGGACGTTCAGGAGGAAGGGTGACTGCTCTTTCCGGTATCGCTCCGCGGAGGTGAAGACACGTGCGATGTCCAGCCCGGACCGGAGAGACAATTCCCCGACGATCTCGCTCGTCCTCTGGATCTCCTCCCAGGGCCGCACCTCCCCCCGGAGCACCACCAGCACATCGACATCCGACTCCGGGGTGGCATCGTCCCGCGCGTGGGAGCCGAACAGGACCACCTGTTCCAAACGATCTCCGTACAGTTCCTCCAACCGGGAGCGCAGCTCTTCCAGGATCCGGGACACACGCTCGGTCACGCGCTCCTCCAGTCTCGCCGTTTCGCCGGGATCGCTCAAGGGACAATGTAGTGCAGCAGCCGGGGAGTCTCAACGTGCCCGCCCCCGAGTCCCGCCCCGTGGTTCGGTAGATGCATCGCTCGCCGCACCCGGCAGACGGCGCGGGCCCCAAAAACGGGAGCGCACGGAGATGGAAGGAACGCGAGAGACGATCTCCCGCATCGAGCCGCTTGCGGACGCGGTGGTGGACGCCGCGACGGCGCTGAAGGCGGCCATCCGGACCGCCTGCGAGCACGGGCTGACCGTGCGGGTGGACGTGCAGGAGGAGTTCAGGGACGGCGACGACGAGCCCGTCCCGCTGGTCCGCGCCCGCATCTCCAGGCGGATCGCGTGAGCGGGGAGGCAGGCGGGGGCTTCCACGACCACTTCTCGGGGGTGGCGGGGGAGTACGCGCGCTTCCGCCCCGGCTACCCGCCCGCGCTCTTCGACTGGCTGGTCGAGCGCGCCCCGGGCCGCGCCCTCGCCTGGGACTGCGCCACCGGGAGCGGCCAGGCCGCGCTCGCCCTGGCGGAGCGCTTCGCGCGCGTGGTGGCGACGGACGCGAGCGCGGAGCAGGTGGCCCACGCCCGCACGCACCCGCGGGTGGAGTACCGCGTCGCGCCGGCGGAGCGGAGCACCCTGGAGCCCGCGTCGGCGGACCTCGTGACCGTCGCGCAGGCGCTGCACTGGTTCGACGTCCCGGCCTTCTTTCGCGAGGCGCGGCGCGTGCTGCGCCCCGGGGGGCTGCTCGCCGCCTGGTGCTACGCCGGCCTCACCCTCTCCGACGCCGCGCTGGACCGGGTCTTCGGCGATTTCTACGACTGCCTGCTGGGGCCGTACTGGCCCCCGGAGCGGGCGCTGGTGGAGGAGGGGTACGCGTCGGTGGACTTCCCCTTCGCGGAGCTGGCGCCCCCGCCGCTCGCCATGGAGGCCGAGCTGACGCTGGACGGACTGGCGGGCTACCTCCGCACCTGGTCCGCGACGCAGCGGTACATGGCCGCGCACGGCCGCGACCCCGTGGCCGGCGTCGTGGAGGAGCTGCGCCCCGCCTGGGGCGACCCCGCCGCACGGAGGCGCGTCCGCTGGCCGCTCGCCATCCGCGCGGGGTACGCCGCGGCGGAGTAGCGGCGCCCCTCGCCTTGAGACGGCGCCGACCCGGCGGTAGCTTGGCGCCCCCGAAGCGGCTCACACGCACCCACAAAACGATGACCGGCGACACCCCCGTCTGGGACGACCACCCCTGGCCCGGCCTCCCGCGCCTGGAAGCGGACGTGGACGCCGACGTGTGCGTGGTGGGGCTGGGCGGCTCCGGGCTCGCCTGCGTGGGGGAGCTGCTGGATCTGGGCGTGCACGTGGCGGGGATCGACGCCGGCCCGGTGGCGGGGGGCGCGGCCGGTCGCAACGGCGGCTTCCTCCTGGCGGGGACCTATCCCTTCTATCACGACGCCGTCGAGCGGTACGGCCACGCGCGGGCGCTGCGCCTCTACCGGCTCACGCTGGGGGAGATGGACCGGATCGCGGCGGAGGTACCGGAGGCGGTCCGGCGCGTCGGCTCCCTGCGCGTCGCCAGCTCGCCCGAGGAGGAGGAGGACTGCCGCGCCCAGCTCGACGCGATGCGCGCCGACGGGCTCCCCGTGGAGCCGTACGACGGGCCGGAGGGGCGGGGCCTGCGCATCCCCACGGACGGCGCGTTCCAGCCGCTGCTCCGTGCCCGCACGCTCGCCCGCCGCGCCGCCGGGCGGGGCGCCCGCCTCTTCGAGGGCTCCCCCG comes from Longimicrobiaceae bacterium and encodes:
- a CDS encoding nucleotidyltransferase domain-containing protein; translation: MTERVSRILEELRSRLEELYGDRLEQVVLFGSHARDDATPESDVDVLVVLRGEVRPWEEIQRTSEIVGELSLRSGLDIARVFTSAERYRKEQSPFLLNVRREGVAV
- a CDS encoding class I SAM-dependent methyltransferase, which gives rise to MSGEAGGGFHDHFSGVAGEYARFRPGYPPALFDWLVERAPGRALAWDCATGSGQAALALAERFARVVATDASAEQVAHARTHPRVEYRVAPAERSTLEPASADLVTVAQALHWFDVPAFFREARRVLRPGGLLAAWCYAGLTLSDAALDRVFGDFYDCLLGPYWPPERALVEEGYASVDFPFAELAPPPLAMEAELTLDGLAGYLRTWSATQRYMAAHGRDPVAGVVEELRPAWGDPAARRRVRWPLAIRAGYAAAE
- a CDS encoding FAD-binding oxidoreductase, giving the protein MTGDTPVWDDHPWPGLPRLEADVDADVCVVGLGGSGLACVGELLDLGVHVAGIDAGPVAGGAAGRNGGFLLAGTYPFYHDAVERYGHARALRLYRLTLGEMDRIAAEVPEAVRRVGSLRVASSPEEEEDCRAQLDAMRADGLPVEPYDGPEGRGLRIPTDGAFQPLLRARTLARRAAGRGARLFEGSPALSISGTEVATPRGTVRCGAVVVAVDGRLERVLPELAGRVRTARLQMLATAPTAEVRVPCPVYARWGYEYWQQLPDGRVALGGFRDRAGDAEWTDSVEPSPRVQEMLERFLREGIGVRAAPVTHRWAASVGYTADGLPVLEEVRPGVWAAGGYSGTGNVIGAICGRAAAQLAVRGGSALAEAFRAD